A stretch of DNA from Rhodospirillales bacterium RIFCSPLOWO2_02_FULL_58_16:
CCTGCCGCCCTACTCAATGAACAAGGACATAACGGCGGAAATCGAACGCCAGTCGGCGATGCTGGCCCACGGACTTGGCGTCGTCGGCCTGATGAACATTCAGTTCGCCGTCCAGGGCGACGCCATCTTCATTCTTGAAGTCAACCCCAGGGCCAGCCGCACCGTTCCCTTCGTCGCCAAAGCCACCGGCATCCCCATCGCCAAGATCGCGGCGCGGGTGATGACCGGCGAGAAGCTGGCCGCCCTCGGCCTGAACAAGGCGCCGATGATCAAGCATGTAGCGGTCAAGGAAGCGGTATTCCCCTTCGCCCGCTTCCCCGGCGTCGATATCCTCCTCGGCCCCGAGATGAAATCCACCGGCGAGGTCATGGGCATCGACGCCGACTTCAGCCGCGCCTTCGCCAAGTCGCAACTGGGCGCCGGCATGCGTATCCCCGTAAAGGGCTGCGCCTTTATTTCGGTCAAGAACCGGGACAAGGAAAAGGCCGGATTGCTGGCGCGGCGGTTGCTGAAAGCGGGGTTCTCGCTGATGGCGACGTCAGGCACCGCCAAGCACCTGAAAGATATGGGCATCATGGTCAAGCGCGTCAACAAGGTGGCGGAGGGAGCGCCTCACTGCGTGAACGCCGTTGAGAACGGCGAGGTGCAGCTTGTCATCAACACCACCGAGGGCGCCCAGGCTATTGCCGACAGCTTTTCCATCCGCAGTTCGGCGCTGACCAACCACATTCCCCACTATACCACCATGGCCGGCGCTTCGGCGGTCGTCGGCGCCATCGAGGCGCTGGGCGACGGCGGCCTGGACGTAGCTCCTCTGCAATCTTACTTTACAGAACCTCTAAGATTCTAGCATAGTTGCCGATGGATAAGATTCCGATGACCAAGGAAGGACTGAGCGAGCTTGAGAAAGAACTCAAGCTGTTGAAGTCCGTGGAGCGCCCGGCGGTTATCCGCGCCATCGCCGAGGCCCGCGAACACGGCGACTTGAAAGAAAACGCCGAATACCACGCGGCGCGTGAAAAACAGAGTTTCATCGAGGGACGCCTGAAAGAACTGGAAGTCATCATCAGCCATGCCGAGGCTATCGACGTATCGAAGTTCGCCGGTGACGGCGTGGTGCGCTTCGGCGCTACCGTGTTGCTGGCCGACGAGGACACCGAGGAAGAAATAACCTACCGGATCGTCGGCAGTCATGAATCCGACATCAAAATAGGCAAACTGTCCGTGACCTCCCCCCTCGGTCGCGCCCTGATCGCCAAGGAACTGGGCGACACGGTGGAAGTGGCCACCCCCAAAGGCTCCAAATCCTACGAAATCGTCAAAATCGACTATTGTTAGGTATCGATATCGATAATACTGATGGTCGTAAAGAATGACTCTAAAAAATCCTCCCCCTTCAGAAGGGGGAGCTAGGGGGTATCGGCGGCAACCTTCCCTGACCCCTCCTTGGTAAGGAGGGGAAAGCGCGGGGGGCGCCGTGAACACCAAAGCGGCGGAAGGTGGAGCCATGCACATCCAGGGGGAAGGCCTAACCAAAAAGCTGTATTACAAGGGTGAGACCATATTCACGGAAGGCGAAGAAGCAAGCTACGCCTTCATCATCGAGTCCGGGTCTGTCGAGGTGTTCAAGACCGTAGAGGGCGAAAAGATCGACCTCGCCATCCTTCACAACGGCGCATTATTCGGCGAAATGGCCATTATCAGCGAATGTCCCCGCATGGCCTCGGCCTACGCCATAGAGGACACTATCCTGATCAAGATCACTCATGACATGCTCGAAGCGAAACTGAAAAAATACGACAAGTTCACATGCGGACTGATCCGGGTTCTGATCAATAATCTGCGCAATGTTCATAAAAGCTATATTCGGCGGCCGCGTAGCGTCGATGACTACCTCCATGTCATTGATTTTCATCTCGGCAACCTGAGTAAATACATGGAAAAGCCGGAAACCGAGGAAATCAGCGCCGAAGCCATCACGCATCTGGACGCCATAAATCTAACCGTCTCCAAGCTGAAAACGACCTTCAATAACCACAAAGACAAACGCAAAAGCGTCATCGAAAAAAGCGCCGTTACCTCTCCCCATAAATAGGATCAAGTCCCATCAGGGAGCGGGCGAAGGAGCGGGCTTCAAACGGACGCAGGTCCTCAATCGATTCGCCGACGCCGACGGCATGAATGGGGAGAGCGAATTTATCGGCCAGGGCAACCACCACCCCGCCCTTGGCGGAGCCGTCCAGCTTGGTCAGGATCAGGCCGGTGACATCGACCATTTCCTTGAATGCCTGAACCTGATTGTGAGCGTTCTGGCCGATGGTGGCGTCCAGCACCAGCAGGCAGTCGTGAGGCGCCGTAGCGTCCAGCTTCTTTAGGACCCGGATGATCTTGCTTAATT
This window harbors:
- a CDS encoding transcription elongation factor GreA, producing the protein MDKIPMTKEGLSELEKELKLLKSVERPAVIRAIAEAREHGDLKENAEYHAAREKQSFIEGRLKELEVIISHAEAIDVSKFAGDGVVRFGATVLLADEDTEEEITYRIVGSHESDIKIGKLSVTSPLGRALIAKELGDTVEVATPKGSKSYEIVKIDYC